The nucleotide window aacagtagtcgttgcattatcagtagtagtagtaatagtaacagtagtcgttgcagtagcagtagtagtagtaatagtaacagtagtaacagtagtcattgcattatcagtagtaatagtaatagtaacagtagtcgttgcattatcagtagtagtagtaatagtaacagtagtaacagtagtcgttgcattatcagtagtagtagtaatagtaacagtagtaacagtagtcattgcattatcagtagtaatagtaatagtaacagtagtcattgcattatcagtagtagtagtaatagtaacagtagtaacagtagtcgttgcattatcagtagtaatagtaatagtaacagtagtaacagtagtcgttgcattatcagtagtagtagtaatagtaacagtagtaacagtagtcattgcattatcagtagtaatagtaatagtaacagtagtcattgcattatcagtagtaatagtaacagtagtaacagtagtcattgcattatcagtagtaatagtaacagtagtaacagtagtcattgcattatcagtagtaatagtaatagtaacagtagtaacagtagtcgttgcagtagcagtagcagtagtaatagtaacagtagtaacagtagtcgttgcattatcagtagtaatagtaatagtaacagtagtcgttgcagtagcagtagtagtagtaatagtaacagtagtaacagtagtcgttgcattatcagtagtaatagtaatagtaacagtagtcgttgcagtagcagtagtagtagtaatagtaacagtagtaacagtagtcgttgcattatcagtagtaatagtaatagtaacagtagtcgttgcattatcagtagtagtagtaatagtaacagtagtaacagtagtcgttgcattatcagtagtaatagtaatagtaacagtagtcgttgcattatcagtagtagtagtaatagtaacagtagtaacagtagtcgttgcattatcagtagtaatagtaatagtaacagtagtcgttgcattagcagtagtagtagtaatagtaacagtagtaacagtagtcgttgcattatcagtagtaatagtaatagtaacagtagtcgttgcattagcagtagtagtagtaatagtaacagtagtaacagtagtcgttgcattatcagtagtagtagtaatagtaacagtagtcgttgcagtagcagtagtagtagtaatagtaacagtagtaacagtagtcattgcattatcagtagtaatagtaatagtaacagtagtcgttgcattatcagtagtagtagtaatagtaacagtagtaacagtagtcgttgcattatcagtagtagtagtaatagtaacagtagtaacagtagtcattgcattatcagtagtaatagtaatagtaacagtagtcattgcattatcagtagtagtagtaatagtaacagtagtaacagtagtcgttgcattatcagtagtaatagtaatagtaacagtagtaacagtagtcgttgcattatcagtagtagtagtaatagtaacagtagtaacagtagtcattgcattatcagtagtaatagtaatagtaacagtagtcattgcattatcagtagtaatagtaacagtagtaacagtagtcattgcattatcagtagtaatagtaacagtagtaacagtagtcattgcattatcagtagtaatagtaatagtaacagtagtcgttgcattatcagtagtagtagtaacagtagtaacagtagtcgttgcattatcagtagtagtagtaatagtaacagtagtaacagtagtcattgcattatcagtagtaatagtaatagtaacagtagtcattgcattatcagtagtagtagtaacagtagtaacagtagtcgttgcattatcagtagtaatagtaatagtaacagtagtcgttgcagtagcagtagtaatagtaatagtaacagtagtaacagtagtcgttgcagtagcagtagcagtagtaataATACTGACCCAGTCCCTGGTGTGACCTGCTTTCTCTCTCCGGGGTTCTCATTCCATGTCTGGTGAGTCCCACTGCCGTCTCGGTCCTCGGTTTCGGGTACCGGCCGACCAGCTCCAGCAGGCTGCGTCCGTCTGGACGCCCCTCCACCCGGGTACCTGAGCCCCGGAGCACAGTTACCGCGGTGCAGCGTCCAGCGGCCAGCAGCAGAACCAGGAGCGCCGACAGGACCGGGAGGCGCGGGAGCAGCATCACTGCTGACCTACAGGGAGCACAGCCTGATTGATTACAGCTCTTAGCATGAGGTCACTTCTGGCACATTTTCCAGACCTCTCATGAGATCTAGTAACCGAGTTTTTACTTTGACGGTCTATTTGTTGGTGCGATAACGAACGATAACAATCAGTTGGTGTATTTCAGCCCTGAGCTTCTTCAGGAGATACAGTTCAGCCTCCAGTTCTGACAGGTTCTCACACCACTGAgtcagattgtttttgttttaattccaGCCGTCAGCGTTCACACACATTCTCTGCAGAAAATTCATTTTGTCTTGTTAAAAATGGTCTGACCTTTAAACgctgttatttttctgtttgtagCTGCAAATGTTTGTTGTAAAGATGAATCAACATTGAACACACAGTGTTGTTTCAATGTTGATCCATAAACTTTAAACATTGTTTCAAAGTTGTCTCAACGTTGACACAGATCTTTCTGTAATTTCAATGGTGATGTATGAGAATTCTTTTTACCTTTATATAACCATCAGAATTCAACATTGAttcaatgttgttttaatgttgaaACACCAGCTGACAGTTGACGGTCGGCTGTACTCCAGCTGGCCTTTCAGAAATTATTCAAACAATTCAGAGAAAGACAATAAACAGAAAGTTGTAAATGTAAGaaacatattcattttttttaaaaaaattctttGTAAATTAGTTAAATGTATTCACagatcttttttaattttttttatcctaTAAATCGTGTATTTGCAGGTCTGTTTATATTtgctattcattttttttctatttttctatcTGGAAGAAGTTTTATATTTACTGATTAAATGTACACACAGATTGTCGTGGTTCGTCTAAATAACATTGGCACAAATCTATTTCCATATCTTACGCATCAAATACAACATTTTTCTTCAGTTAGAAATTCTCTGAAATTATTTCATGAAAAAGACATTCacagattaataaataaaaatctgattaACAAATATCTGTCCGACAGACGTAAATGTAAAAaagatattcatttttttaaaacagttgtaaaggaattaaatgtatttacataTAAGAAAAATTAAGTTGTGTATGTGCAGATGTTTTATAGTTACTagacagtgtttttattttacaaatctTTTAAGTATTTGTGAaagatgttttatatttataactCAAATTAACAGACGGATTTTCAGTCTGTTGGTATAAATAATCTCGACACCAATCTGTCTCCATATCAGCGGCACCGGTGTTATGATGATGTTACTTTATGATTTAAAGTTAAATCCGGTTCCTGAAGTCAGACCCGAATCTGTCTCTCGCTCATGTGATATTGAACCATGAAGGTGTTCCTGTCACTTTACCTGTCTGGCTCCTGACGCGGCTCGGTGCACCTCTGCTCCCGGCGCAGAGCTCCCTGATCCCGCGCTCTCCCTCCCGGCTGGTCCCGGTCCGGGTTCTGGGTCTCTGCTGTTCAGTGGCTGCTGAGTTTCCTCTTGTTTTATTATCCCGGGTTGTTCTCGATCCGAGCCGCGTGCCGAGCTCCGGGGCCCGGTGGCATCTTACTATCAGACCGGCTGGTGGAGCGCGTGGAGCGGGAGAAGccccttcatcatcatcatcaccaccatcatcatcaccttcatcatcatcatcatcagccgggccttccagcagcagctgtcagaGAGCTCGGGTCATGTCTGTGCTCTGCAGACCGAAGGGAAGACTGCACGTCCCGTCCCGTCccgtcctgtcctgtcctgtcctgtccccaGGTGTCCACTTAAACCCGCGTGTGGCGCGAGACAACCTGTAGCTGTCCTCTGTtgatcaggtgtgtgtgtgtgtgtgcaacgcgcgctccttctcctcctccgtcCTATTCCGTCTCTTCCTCTGTCCACATGCGCGACTCAACATGATCACGGAAATACaagtagaggaggaggaggaggaggagagaggcgCGCGTGTACGTGCGAGCGGAGGGCCGACATGCACGCGGAGACgtttaaagacagtttgaaGGATCAGCGGTGCaactctccctctgtgtctgtcagagtaATCCACTACAGGTAAAAGTACTGACACTACTCTGTCAGAGTAATCTACTACAGTAATCCACTACAGGTAAAAGTACTGACAGTACTAGTACTCCATTACAGTATACGCCACCAACTGGCAGTGTATCATACCACTTTGACAGGTGCCATCTGGCCAACTCGTCCGCCCTTCCGTCCAATACGGACTCTCGGGTTACAAACTGCCGCCGCCCGCTGCGTAACATAGTGCTGCTGAAGGTGCCTCTGTATGCGGGTACATAAGACCAAGTGGCGGTATTCGAGCAGTCACACATGACCGACTGCACGCGAGTGACCGTCCCCAAAAAATACCGGGATTTCCTCGACCTGAACTACAAAACCGTGCCAACATTGGTGGGCATGTCGTACTCTACATGCTGGAAAGAGACGATAGACTCTCTTCGGTATCAGTGTTCTACGTCTTCTTGTCGTTATTAGCTGGTCGGTTGTCATTTCAAACAAATATCCATAATAATTGAACAAAAGTTCGCAGGTAATCAATGACTCACCGTCTTGCTCCTGTTCACCCGTGCTGTGTATCGTCCAACGCCCTCCGTTAATGACACGTCATCAATCACAATGATTCAAAACTGGAACTCGGGCTGCTTTGCTCAAAAGCACCTGAACAGAACCGGTTGAAGAACCAGAGCTGATTCGTATGAGGGTTCTTGAGGGGGTTCCTTAAAGAGTTGTTTGAGGCGTTCTTTCGCTCGGGTTCCAGTGGTTGTACAGAAGGTTCTCGAGGTCCAATGTTGGATGTTCCTGACGGGTACTTCAGGGATTGCTTTGCAGATTTCAGGGGCTGGGCTTCGTCTCTTCATCCAGAGAAACCTTGAAGACGTTCCAGAGGTCAATAGGAGAGTTTCGGACTCTCGTGGTGATTGAGGGTCTGTGTCGGACTCCGTTGGAGGTTCCAGAGGTCTTTGAGGAGGAACTTAATATGaacagagacaaacatgaaatatTCAACACACGAAAGGTAGACAAGAGAACAAGAGACAAGTGGACACTGGAACGCTGGGTAATAAGGACTGAGGACAGAGTGAACACACTCTTCTTGTTCTCAGGGTTCCACCTTTATTTGTTCATCTGTTctgaacatgtgtgtgtctgtgtgtgagcagtGATTTACCAGGAATCAGGTTTTATCAGGAAAGTATGTGGgtactgatgtgtgtgtggttcacAGTCTATACTgtacgtgtgtgagtgtgtgtgtgtgtgtgctcctgtTTGTTAAACCTGTATTTATTCAGGGTTTAAGCGGAGGAATGACGGCCTGGATCTCAGAGTGCAGGCTGTTTATTCATGCAGGTCACGGCAGTGCTGACAAAGTTTTCTCACGGCCATTAACTCCACTTTGTACATATCCAGGCCTGTACCTCAGCACTGTGGCACTGACTACACGCACAGCTCTGGAACGTCTCCAAGAACCTCTGGAGCACATTTTAAACCTTATTTTAACCTCCTGAGGGACCCTCCTCCAGGACCCTCCCCAAGGATCCCTGGAACACACTTTAAGGTCCCCCCAAAACCTGAAAACTCAGTGAAATGTTGATTTAGAGCCGAGAACACTGCTGGAAGGCAAGAACCTCTGAAACTATCTCAGAAGACTTAACTCAGCCCCCTTTGTACATTTGTACGTTACCATGTAgctgaaaaaactgacatttaaaaacaactgcttttcgtggcactatccctgctggagaAACAGCGACGGTACAAACAGCACTGACTCCCTGATGGTGTTGAACGGTGGTCTGCAACTTGGCTGGCATCTCCCCGGGGTGTCACACCGTACaccacccctccacctcctgatgacagagTCAGATCAGagactacgtcactttagaaatgttactGTGATTTGTATGAAACGTGCagatgtatttgtggtttgcagaaatgcacaatgccaacatcttcTCCTGGCAACTGGAGATCGCCAGGTTTGTGGTTTGATTTCTTCTCCTGTCGCTTTTATCAAAACCTACGAGCCTGTCTGTTTGAAGGTAAGTGAGGCCTTAAACAACACAGAgttaaacaaagacagaaacaggaaacaggaagactGCCTTCATGAGATCAGGGTCTGGATCGCTGAGAATTTTTCACAGCTGATAAGACGGAGATTCTGGTTGTTGGTCCCCCTCATTACGCAAAGTATTGGGCCTCTTTCCTCTGCTGTTCATGCTAATCTGCGTAATTTGGGGGTAAAATTTGATCAGTCAACATCATTCGACACCCCTTGAAGCACCTGACCAAATCTTGTTTTATCCATTTGAGTAAACTGAGATCTGTTGTTTCAACTGCTGAACTGGAATTTTTTCCACCTGCCTTTGTCTCATCTCGCATTAACTGCTGTAATGTGGCTCCGTTTGTGTAGCGCTAATCCTTCAATATTTTACAAAGCGTTGTATGAGACTACGTTGTTTGAGGAGGTTCCGGGAATTATTaagggttgggggggggggactttGGGGGAACCCAAAGAACCTCTTAAACCGAATCTGAGAATCTCCTGATAATGTTCTTTTGGATGGATTCTTTGGTTCTTTGGATGTTCCAAAGGTTCTTGATCAGATTCTTAAGGAGAAATTTAAGGGGCTTCTAAAGGAGGTTTAAAGGATGGCATTTAAATTAATGTGAAGGAGATTCCAGAGGTTCTTATCTGTCTTCTTTTCTCTTGTGTGCAAATAGTCGTACTCACTTTGTCTTTATGTTGTGAAACACTTTGTGTCTGCGAGAAGCATCACGTAAATAAATGttacttacttatttacttAACAGAACAAACCAGATGCAAACATGTTTGACTGTGATGAGAGATGGAAGAAAATCTAAACACACAGTTGGTGAGAGCGTTCCGTTCTGCCAGGTTCTCTTACTGctggcatcacacacacacacacacacacacacacacacacacacacacacacacacacacacacattctttaaCCACACGTGATGAACTGCACGGCCAACAACAACACCAGGTGTGTGCAGCTGTGAAAGGTGTGATCTGTCATAGGATGATGTGCGAAAATCATGTTTCACATCCTCAGAGCAACAAACGAAGACAAACACAATCCGCTGCTGTTACTGGATCAACGTTCAGACAATCAAAACGTCTAATgacacaaattaaacacacacaggggtcaaaggtcagatgGGGTCGTGGGAAAACTATGTGTTCTTGGAGACTCTGGAGACGTCTGAACGCAGCGAGTCAGAACCATTATGGCTCTAAATCTGTCTCCAGGATTAACTCCCCGTGTCCCTCTGTCTTGGGTCGCTGTGCTGCCCCGGTTCTCTCTTCGCCCGGCAGCCACTCGTGTCCTGGATTTAGACCTCCATCATGCTCATAAATAAAACGTCTCGTGTCTCGCCTTTCTGAATTTGGAAGCAAAAAATgttaatgataacaataaccACTTGATATGTTCCCGTTCCTCCGGGACACACTCTGCTGTATCATTCTGACAATGCATATTTTTGTCTGCTCGACATAAACAGCTGCGGGTGCTCTGAGGAACAAACCGTGGATCTGTTCTCGCAGATCTCTGTTGGGACTGCGTGACAACAGATTTTACAGGAGTTCATGAACGAtaaatccactggaaaaaatgcaCAACTAATTTGACTGGTGGACTGCCTGATTTCTAAAAACGGTTTGGAGAGTACGCAACCGGCGGCGCAGGAAGTCAGATAAGGACCTCTGGAATCTCCTTCATGTTAATTCAAATGCCATCCTTTAAACCCCCTCAAAGGCCCCTGAAAATTCTCCTTAAGAGTCTGATCAAGAACATTTGGAACATCCAAAGAACCTATCAGATTTCTTCAAGGACCTCTGACACTTCATAATCAGTCCTTTAAAATATCATCAGGAGATTCTGAGACACTCTCAGAACCACCGCAATGACACTAAAGACTCCTGAAACATCAAAAACATCTGCAACCTCCCCAGGAACCTTTGAGACACCCGAAATAACCTCTTAAACCACATCAGGTGCCCCTGAAAGAACCCTTATTAAGAACGTCTGGAATCTCCTCAAACAACGTAGCCTTATACAgggctttttaaaaatacttaaagGATTAGCGCCACACAAACTACGTTGTCATGTTACAAACCTAACGTAAATTTACGTACTTCAcctaaagttacgtaggttaggtcaGGGTTAGAAAAAATTAAGCTGGGGGTCGTCATGCTATaaacttaatgtaaagttaggtaggttaggtttaagaaagtaAATTTATGAAGATTACGTTAAGGGAAAAAACATGGTTGAGCATCTTCATGTTACATTctcaaaataaagttatttaCGTTAAGTAAGTAACCTGACAacagaaagaaacatggtttGGCACTGTAACATAAAATTAtgtacgtaactttatgttaagtatgtaacatgacaAAAAAGGATAGGGCTTCATCACTTTgtgtacttaacgtaaagttacataggttaggttcaggcaagtaaagttacgttgCCTGGATTTAGGAAAGTAAATTTACgtaggtttggtttaggaaaagaattaTGGTTGGGCGTCATCAAGATATGTTTTATGTACTTTATGTAAATTTATGTTGGTTAGCTTTGGGAAAGAATTGCACGTTATGTAGATTAGCTTTAAGAAAAGAAATACGGTCGGGCATCTTCATGTTACGTACTTATCGCAAAGTTCCTAAGGCTAGTTGGGTGTGATCAAGTTACGAACtttatgtaaagttacatatttATAGTAACGTTCTGAAAGTTTACATGAAGATTTGTGGTTTGTATTTAACGTAAAGTAACATAGGTGAAGGCTGATGAGAACCAAAGAGCTGATTGTCTCTTCgttctgacacaaacacacagttctTAATTTTCTGTGTAAATACAATGTTCAATATCGTTGACTGTTGGTCTGatgtttataaataaagttttaatctgtttacaaaaatgtggctgataataataaaaatattaaaggtTGTAATTTCATCTGCAGCCAACAGACGGATCAACAGCTTCATGATGAATGACGTTCTCCTCAAGAACCATTTCAACCTGTGGATGCAGAGCTGCTGTGAACAGGCTGAGAGGACGTAGTGAACTATGAGGACAGAAAGACCTGATCCACAGCACCACCCTGTGGTCGGAGACACATACTGCACCCTGATAGAACATCATGTTCATCATATCATCTTTAGGATTCACAGCATGTTTCTATACTAGATTCTCCACAGCTGATGGAGAACAGCTGATAAGTttattacctctgccaaggagggTATGTTTTCACcggtgttggtctgtttgtctgcaaaataactcaaaaagttatgaacggattttgatgaaatttttaggaaaggtggataatgggacaagggaCAGATGATACAAGTTTGGTGGTGATCGggattaaattaataaaatagcTCAAAATAGCACAGAGTTTTAGAATAGACTCATTCCATGACCAGACGTGCGCCACCGATTGGCAGTGGCGAGTAGGCCTACTTGGGCTCGTCAGGAATACATAAAGTCTATCGTCTGACTGAATGGGGGTTTTCCTGACTCAATGACACGGTATGTACAAGACGCTGCTTTTGATTAAAACTGCCTCCCAActtgatgttttggtcatgcaCATAACGTTAGCGATTGACAAACATTAGCGGTTacctacttggcggaggtctgcactctctgagtgcttttctagttatttttgtgtacaataataaaaaataagtcaAACAAATCGTAGTTTCAGAATTTCGTTCGTCCTTTATTGCTTCCACTtttctttatttacatttacGTTTCCTGTTTCATG belongs to Epinephelus lanceolatus isolate andai-2023 chromosome 24, ASM4190304v1, whole genome shotgun sequence and includes:
- the alkal2b gene encoding ALK and LTK ligand 2b yields the protein MLLPRLPVLSALLVLLLAAGRCTAVTVLRGSGTRVEGRPDGRSLLELVGRYPKPRTETAVGLTRHGMRTPERESRSHQGLEGHPRDPQHKEKFIRHLTGPLYFNPKCRKHFHRLYHNTRDCTIPAYYKRCARLLTRLANSPRCSER